The following proteins come from a genomic window of Nicotiana tomentosiformis chromosome 12, ASM39032v3, whole genome shotgun sequence:
- the LOC138902740 gene encoding uncharacterized protein translates to MKMPSFKRTRDPDLYLDWERKIEAIFDCHNYSEGKKVELAIVEFSDYATIWWKKLTRDRLQEGQAPIATWAEMKRVMRKRFIPSHFQRELQQRLQTLKQGSMYVDEYFKVMDMAMIQANCMEEEEATVARFLNVLFNIINVKEGDIWCVNVQVEETSFLEKMEDMRVKKVREKKREIYEDDILCDIVPMQACHILLGCPWQYDRNVFHDGRKNRYSLELNGFEDVFPEDIPNGFSPLRGIEHQINFVPGSQIPNRSAYRSNPEETKELQSSKGVEVNEEKIKAIKEWPKPKSERDDAFNLLKEKLCSAPLLQLPDFSKSFEIECDASGKGIGASQGKLSRRHAKWVEIIETFSYVISYKQGKENIVVDALSRRLEAHCGGLMGHFGVPKTLDILAENLFWPVMRKDIERMCAQCLECKQAKSKVLPHGLYTPLPVPTLPWIDISMDFVLGLPRTRIEFRDEFFSRRGE, encoded by the exons atgaagatgccatctttcaagAGAACACGAGATccagacttgtaccttgattgggagagaaaAATTGAAGCTATCTTTGACTGTCATAACTACTCTGAGGGTAAGAAGGTTGAACTTgctattgttgagttttctgactatgctactatttggtggaaaaagcttactagggatagattgcaagaaggacaagcaccaattgctacttgggctgagatgaagagggtgatgagaaagagattcataccatcacactttcaaagagagCTACAACAACGTCTTCAAACATTGAAGCAAGGATCCATGTATGTGGATGAGTACTTTAAGGTtatggatatggctatgatccaagctaattgtatggaggaagaagaggctacagtggctaggtttttaaatg TTCTATTCAATAtcataaatgtaaaggaaggggacATATGGTGCGTGAAtgtccaagtagaagaaacatcatttttagagaagatggaggatatgagagtgaaaaaagtgagggagaagaagagggagat atatgaggatgatattctttgtgacataGTCCCTATGCAAGCTTGTCATATCTTACTGGGCTGTCCTTGGCAATATGATAGGAATGTTTTTCATGATGgaaggaagaatagatattctcttgagctaaatg gatttgaagatgtctttcctgaagatattcctaatggattCTCACCTTTGCGTGGAATTGAGCATCAAATTAATTTTGTGCCTGGATCACAAATTCCAAATAGGTCTGCTTATAGGAGTAATCCTGAAGagacaaaagagcttcaaag TTCTAAAGGAGTTGAGGTTAatgaagagaaaattaaagcaataaaagaatggccTAAACCTAAGAGTG AACGAGATGATGCTTTTAACTTGTTAAAAGAAAAGTTATGTTCTGCTCCATTGTTACAATTGCctgatttttctaaatcttttgaaattgaatgtgatgcttctggcaaaggaataggtgct agtcaaggtaagcttagtagacggcatgctaagtgggttgaaATCATTGAAACTTTTTcttatgtaatttcttacaaacaaggGAAAGAGAATATTGTTGTggatgcactttcaagaag att ggaagcacattgtggagggcttatgggtcactttggagtcccaaagacactagacatacttgctgaaaatttaTTTTGGCCCGTAATGAGAAAAGATATTGAAAGAATGTGTGCACAGtgtttggaatgtaaacaagctaaatctaaagtgttaccACATGGTCTTTACACGCCATTACCTGTTCCTACTTtaccttggattgatatttctatggattttgtgttaggtttacctagaacaag gatcgaattcagggacgaattcttttcaagaagaggggaatga
- the LOC117279104 gene encoding uncharacterized protein, with amino-acid sequence MAKSSTGETPLSLVYGVEALIPVEVGEPTLRYFQGSEEANIEAMLVNLELLDECRDLAHVRMAAQKQRMERYYNRRAKLRYFKVGDLFLPQLDFSGKVFNEAATESILQRKFQRQQ; translated from the exons ATGGCCAAATCGAGCACGGGGGAAACTCCCCTTTCCCTTGTGTACGGAGTAGAAGCCTTGAttccggtggaagtaggggagcctACCTTAAGGTATTTCCAGGGAAGCGAAGAAGCAAACATTGAAGCGATGCTGGTCAACTTAGAGTTACTCGATGAATGTAGGGACTTGGCACATGTAAGGATGGCAGcacaaaagcagagaatggaaagatattacaatcgaagagccaaacTTCGTTACTTTAAAGTGGGAGATTTG tttttgccccaattggatttttctggcaaggtttttaatgaggctgCAACAGAAAGTATACTACAAAGAAAGTTTCAACGGCAGCAATAA